From the Bdellovibrio sp. ArHS genome, one window contains:
- a CDS encoding transglycosylase SLT domain-containing protein yields MKNTIYNKTILIVGLLILQSQLAFAMGQRLPSSGGGKSPSTPAAPSEPSSPTPGTDVTPLWESKVSAGREWTAHVNNELDRLGQDMLDVIPADASTFCPNYKNLAYAQRKQYWTHLMSSMVKFESNFNTNTSYTESFNDSQGRRVVSRGLLQISIESGNAYGCAFKSSKDLHDPLQNLSCGIRILNRWVGRDGRIAGKVSNNWRGGARYWSVLRAGDKTSYNSIVSWSKNLSICK; encoded by the coding sequence ATGAAAAACACCATCTACAACAAAACTATTTTAATCGTCGGTCTATTAATCCTTCAATCCCAGCTTGCATTTGCGATGGGACAACGCCTTCCTTCTTCTGGGGGTGGTAAAAGTCCTTCGACTCCGGCAGCACCGTCAGAACCTTCTTCGCCAACTCCGGGCACAGATGTGACTCCTCTGTGGGAGTCAAAAGTTTCTGCAGGAAGAGAATGGACCGCTCACGTAAATAACGAACTAGATCGATTGGGTCAGGACATGTTGGACGTCATCCCTGCGGACGCCAGCACTTTCTGCCCCAACTATAAGAACCTTGCCTATGCTCAACGTAAGCAATATTGGACTCATCTGATGTCCTCGATGGTTAAATTTGAAAGTAATTTTAATACCAACACCTCTTACACTGAATCATTCAATGATAGCCAGGGCCGTCGGGTCGTCAGCCGGGGCCTGTTGCAAATCTCAATTGAAAGCGGCAATGCTTATGGATGTGCTTTCAAAAGCTCCAAAGACTTGCATGACCCATTACAGAATTTAAGCTGTGGCATCCGCATTTTAAATCGTTGGGTGGGGCGTGACGGTCGGATTGCAGGAAAAGTAAGTAACAATTGGCGCGGTGGTGCTCGTTACTGGTCGGTTCTGCGCGCTGGTGATAAAACTTCCTACAACTCGATTGTGAGCTGGAGCAAGAACCTATCCATTTGCAAATAA
- a CDS encoding RsmG family class I SAM-dependent methyltransferase: protein MHFETRKPTILQLGFREEALPQLKAYIDLLWSSNEELNLISRKMTFEELLDNHIIDCLLPLSEFPKNLKSAADFGSGGGLPAVIYAIQFPQMRYHLYEKSPKKQEFLAKCKSIAPNLEIHGEIPKDFGGVEVVTARGFKPIDVILDVSRQYYNSHGKYFLLKARREKIEEEMTLAKKKFKTLNANITPLQSPVLEVERHLVTI, encoded by the coding sequence ATGCACTTTGAGACTAGAAAACCCACGATCTTGCAACTTGGCTTTCGCGAAGAAGCTCTTCCTCAACTAAAAGCGTACATTGACCTTCTTTGGTCTTCCAATGAAGAGTTAAATCTTATCAGCCGCAAAATGACCTTTGAGGAGTTGCTCGACAATCATATTATTGATTGCCTGCTGCCTTTGAGTGAGTTTCCCAAGAATCTTAAATCAGCGGCGGACTTCGGCTCGGGTGGCGGCTTGCCCGCTGTCATCTATGCCATTCAGTTTCCCCAAATGCGTTATCATCTGTACGAAAAGAGTCCCAAAAAGCAGGAGTTTCTTGCTAAGTGCAAAAGCATTGCGCCAAACCTGGAAATCCACGGAGAAATCCCCAAAGATTTTGGCGGCGTGGAAGTCGTTACGGCGCGTGGTTTTAAACCTATTGACGTTATTTTGGATGTCAGTCGCCAATATTATAACAGTCACGGAAAATACTTTTTATTAAAAGCCCGTCGCGAAAAAATTGAAGAGGAAATGACCTTGGCAAAAAAGAAGTTCAAAACATTGAATGCCAACATCACCCCTCTGCAATCTCCCGTGCTGGAAGTTGAACGGCATTTAGTGACGATCTAA
- a CDS encoding aminopeptidase P N-terminal domain-containing protein produces MENTKYLNRRQNLGSKFSRTLFIVPSGSLRMRSHSVAHRFKTASDFLYLCGVHVSEACLLIAGSKSYFLSDSIEATALWEDVNILMDDDRLKLAGMELRPFYQLKEIISDHMKEFDRVAFPIGSNEALDRLVLEQVSFTNRSRRRFTSTPLALCDSRMLIGQLRHVKEADEICLMKEAAQRTSRVYRKLFQECLEGRQERDVADFLESEFMKAGMSWTAYETIVGSGDRATTLHARATSRVLRSGEAVLIDAAGEWQGYCADITRVIPVDAVFGKMHRQVYDIVLNAQEQTINAVRPGITLRYLHEMSQELLLEGLSRYRIGGDIKELMPHGTSHWIGMDVHDPSAYVDEAGRPLQLQEGMSFTIEPGLYFREKTSAYYGIGVRIEDDVVVTGEGCEVLSSAPKQLEEIESLRSQLNKNLDRH; encoded by the coding sequence ATGGAAAACACAAAATATTTAAACAGACGTCAGAACCTAGGCAGCAAATTTTCCCGAACGCTCTTCATTGTTCCTTCGGGATCGCTGCGCATGCGGTCTCATTCGGTGGCTCACCGTTTCAAGACGGCTTCAGATTTTTTATACCTCTGCGGAGTTCATGTTTCAGAAGCCTGTCTGCTTATCGCAGGTTCTAAATCCTATTTTCTTTCTGACAGTATCGAGGCCACGGCCCTTTGGGAGGACGTGAATATTCTGATGGACGACGATAGGCTTAAGTTGGCGGGAATGGAATTACGGCCATTTTATCAATTAAAGGAAATTATCAGTGACCATATGAAGGAATTTGACCGAGTGGCTTTTCCGATCGGAAGCAACGAGGCTTTGGATAGGCTGGTGTTGGAACAAGTCTCTTTTACGAATCGATCCCGGCGGCGTTTTACCAGCACGCCGTTGGCTCTTTGCGACTCCAGGATGTTGATCGGACAACTTCGGCATGTGAAAGAGGCGGACGAGATTTGCCTTATGAAAGAAGCAGCGCAAAGAACCTCGCGCGTTTATCGAAAGTTGTTTCAGGAGTGCTTGGAGGGACGGCAAGAACGAGACGTTGCCGATTTTTTAGAATCGGAATTCATGAAAGCTGGAATGTCATGGACCGCCTATGAAACAATTGTGGGCTCGGGAGACCGTGCCACAACACTTCATGCTCGCGCGACCTCCAGAGTTCTTAGAAGTGGCGAGGCGGTCCTCATAGATGCGGCGGGAGAATGGCAGGGATATTGTGCGGATATCACGCGCGTGATTCCGGTGGATGCTGTCTTCGGCAAAATGCATCGGCAAGTCTATGACATTGTTTTAAATGCCCAAGAGCAGACTATCAATGCAGTAAGACCTGGTATCACTTTAAGATATTTGCATGAAATGTCGCAGGAACTTCTTTTGGAAGGATTGAGTCGCTATCGTATCGGCGGTGATATCAAAGAACTTATGCCCCACGGCACCTCGCACTGGATTGGCATGGACGTGCACGATCCTTCTGCTTACGTGGATGAAGCGGGCAGGCCTTTGCAGTTGCAAGAAGGGATGAGTTTTACCATAGAACCTGGACTCTATTTTCGAGAGAAAACCTCGGCATACTATGGAATCGGTGTACGAATTGAAGACGATGTCGTCGTGACTGGCGAGGGCTGCGAGGTTTTGTCGTCAGCTCCTAAACAGTTAGAAGAAATAGAATCTCTGCGAAGTCAGTTGAATAAGAATTTAGATCGTCACTAA
- a CDS encoding helix-turn-helix domain-containing protein: MEHSRYLDTIKKILKAREVTYGDLASHLKMSESGVKKMLNAKDISFRRILQICEALEVLPGQLFSMSEKSFISEVVLSQQQEDALLKQRSLLAVYWRFVVEGCPLNEIEKLQKISSAELKKILDKLVHLDLLTAKRGVYKPRHSGKFRWNNESKLVKVLNKEWSELTLHRALKGDQGAYHRLVSMKFSEESYEQLRQNLAKVLNEAVQNSEKDELTLPKKQLHNFTALIATTSLGVFDS; encoded by the coding sequence ATGGAGCACTCTCGATACCTGGACACAATAAAAAAAATTCTAAAGGCTCGCGAAGTGACCTATGGCGACCTGGCTTCGCACCTGAAAATGAGTGAGTCAGGAGTCAAAAAGATGTTGAACGCAAAAGACATCTCATTTCGTAGGATTTTACAAATTTGTGAAGCCTTGGAGGTCTTGCCAGGACAGCTTTTTTCAATGTCGGAAAAAAGTTTTATTTCAGAAGTGGTTTTGTCGCAACAACAAGAGGACGCATTATTGAAGCAAAGAAGTCTGTTGGCAGTTTATTGGCGCTTTGTTGTGGAAGGTTGCCCTCTTAACGAAATTGAAAAGCTACAAAAAATATCTTCAGCTGAACTTAAAAAAATCTTGGATAAACTTGTGCATTTGGATCTTCTGACAGCCAAAAGAGGTGTCTATAAGCCACGTCACTCTGGAAAATTTAGGTGGAATAATGAATCCAAGCTGGTCAAAGTTCTGAATAAAGAATGGTCCGAGCTGACTTTACACAGAGCTCTGAAGGGCGATCAAGGTGCTTATCATAGATTGGTCTCTATGAAGTTTTCAGAAGAGTCCTATGAACAACTTCGACAGAATCTAGCGAAGGTCTTAAATGAAGCTGTCCAGAACTCTGAAAAAGATGAACTGACGCTGCCTAAAAAACAATTACACAACTTCACCGCCCTTATCGCCACTACCTCTCTGGGGGTCTTTGATTCTTAG
- a CDS encoding NAD(P)H-quinone oxidoreductase → MRVIDMSAPGGPDVLKLAERSRPQITSHEVLIEVAAAGVNRPDCAQRQGTYPPPPGASDILGLEVAGTIVACGDQVSRWKPGDKVCALVSGGGYAEYVSAPEGQCLPIPKSFDMIQAAAIPETFFTVWTNVFESGQLKNGERILIHGGSGGIGTTAVQLAREFGAEVFTTVGKKEAIQALQEIGAHHVIDYKNSDFVKVIKEVTQEKGVDVILDMVGGDYFNRNIEALGYLGRLVQIATLHGTKAEVDLRKIMFKRLTITGSTLRSRSVEEKTRIAQALEKNVWPLFNTGKLKPIIFKTFPLEKAQDAHELMESSAHTGKIVLQVKS, encoded by the coding sequence ATGCGGGTAATTGATATGAGTGCTCCCGGTGGTCCTGATGTCCTTAAGTTGGCCGAACGGTCTCGGCCGCAGATCACTTCGCACGAGGTACTCATTGAGGTCGCGGCGGCTGGCGTGAATCGACCGGACTGCGCACAAAGACAAGGCACTTATCCGCCTCCCCCTGGGGCTTCTGATATTTTAGGTTTGGAAGTCGCGGGCACTATTGTCGCTTGCGGAGACCAAGTCTCTCGTTGGAAACCGGGAGACAAGGTCTGTGCCTTAGTTTCGGGTGGGGGGTATGCGGAATATGTCTCTGCCCCCGAGGGGCAGTGCCTTCCCATTCCGAAGTCCTTCGACATGATTCAGGCGGCGGCGATTCCCGAAACATTCTTTACGGTGTGGACCAATGTTTTTGAAAGCGGTCAACTTAAGAACGGAGAGCGTATTCTAATCCACGGAGGTTCCGGTGGAATTGGCACGACCGCGGTGCAACTGGCGCGTGAATTTGGTGCAGAAGTTTTCACGACAGTTGGGAAGAAGGAGGCCATCCAGGCTTTGCAGGAAATCGGCGCTCACCACGTTATCGACTATAAAAATAGCGACTTTGTGAAGGTCATCAAAGAAGTGACCCAAGAAAAAGGTGTCGATGTTATTTTAGATATGGTCGGTGGCGACTATTTCAATCGCAACATCGAGGCTTTGGGTTACCTAGGGCGACTGGTGCAGATCGCGACTTTGCATGGCACAAAAGCTGAAGTGGATCTGCGTAAAATAATGTTTAAACGTTTAACCATCACGGGTTCCACTCTGCGTTCGCGTTCGGTCGAAGAAAAAACACGCATTGCTCAGGCACTGGAAAAGAATGTCTGGCCGCTTTTCAACACTGGAAAGTTAAAGCCGATTATCTTTAAAACCTTTCCCTTGGAGAAGGCTCAAGACGCTCACGAATTGATGGAGTCCAGCGCCCACACCGGCAAAATTGTCCTTCAGGTAAAGTCCTAA
- a CDS encoding cell wall hydrolase, whose translation MHSLAFLLCLLATPLALAQQSSVYTCRFENDPHGFSSVRMKKYFDAQSNMELGKIDLIQNFVIVETTPTKVYQIPLLDNQSYVQLWHSANLRVDAQLLYSQGSHEFRANYVKNSEKQKLICVELRN comes from the coding sequence ATGCACAGTTTGGCTTTTCTTCTATGTCTACTCGCAACACCTCTGGCCTTGGCACAACAGAGTTCTGTGTACACATGCCGCTTCGAGAATGATCCGCATGGCTTTTCTTCGGTGCGAATGAAGAAGTATTTCGACGCCCAATCTAATATGGAGCTGGGAAAAATAGATTTAATCCAAAACTTCGTCATTGTTGAAACGACGCCGACGAAGGTTTATCAAATTCCTCTTTTAGACAACCAAAGCTATGTTCAACTTTGGCATTCTGCAAATCTCCGAGTCGACGCGCAACTTCTGTACTCCCAGGGAAGCCACGAGTTCCGCGCCAACTACGTGAAAAATTCTGAAAAACAAAAACTTATCTGCGTGGAATTACGCAACTAA